One window of Xanthomonas sp. 10-10 genomic DNA carries:
- a CDS encoding ShlB/FhaC/HecB family hemolysin secretion/activation protein translates to MDSGTKGRARMRATWCIALFAGTAAQVSAQQIADPAAQELLRQQERERVLREQQEARPDVRLERTPDDGVERLPTHESPCFRIGRIVLDGQDADEFRWSLKAADPRQDPATGRCLGTDGINLVMKRVQNAVIARGYVTTRVLAAPQDLTGGTLTLSLVPGRVHVARFSDPASARAAIANAVPARSGDLLNLRDIEQGLENFQRVPTVVADIQIAPAQGQGTGPGESDLAISWQQRSRVRANLSLDDAGSDATGKLQANGTLSLDNPLGLNELFYVSLGKGVFNGAGKDTDSWTVHYDVPYDYWLFGVTASAYDYSQAVAGAIETYDYSGRSRNAEARIDRLLFRNATIKVGAYGRGWWRQSTSAIDDTEIEVQRRRTAGWELGLNHRQFLGKVTLDASVAYRRGTGAFDALRAPEELANAFDPSIPLEGTSRLKLIVADAQLAVPFQLGSQRLRYSASWRAQWNRTPLAPQDRFAIGGRFTVRGFDGELTLSGDRGWSLRNDLSLALGGGLEAYLGADYGHIGGQSARFQSGDHLAGMSLGLRGGWQHVSLDGFVGSAVEKPANFPTDYTTFGFSLSWRY, encoded by the coding sequence ATGGATTCAGGCACAAAAGGAAGGGCACGCATGCGTGCCACGTGGTGCATTGCGCTTTTTGCGGGCACGGCAGCCCAGGTTTCTGCGCAACAGATCGCCGATCCCGCCGCGCAGGAATTGTTGCGACAGCAGGAGCGCGAGCGTGTGCTCCGCGAACAGCAGGAGGCGCGGCCGGATGTGCGCCTGGAACGTACCCCGGACGATGGTGTGGAGCGGCTTCCCACCCATGAGTCGCCATGCTTCCGGATCGGGCGCATCGTGCTCGATGGGCAGGATGCGGATGAATTTCGTTGGTCGCTGAAAGCCGCCGATCCCCGGCAAGATCCCGCCACAGGCCGTTGCCTGGGCACCGATGGCATCAACCTGGTGATGAAACGCGTGCAGAACGCGGTCATCGCACGCGGCTATGTGACCACGCGTGTGCTTGCCGCGCCGCAGGATCTCACCGGCGGCACCCTGACGTTGTCGCTGGTCCCCGGACGCGTGCATGTCGCTCGCTTCAGTGACCCGGCGTCCGCACGCGCCGCGATCGCCAATGCCGTGCCTGCACGCAGTGGCGATCTGTTGAACCTGCGCGACATCGAGCAGGGCCTGGAAAACTTCCAGCGTGTGCCGACGGTGGTCGCCGACATTCAGATCGCCCCTGCCCAGGGCCAGGGAACCGGCCCTGGAGAGAGCGATCTGGCCATCTCATGGCAACAGCGGTCACGTGTACGCGCCAACCTGAGCCTGGACGATGCCGGTAGCGATGCCACCGGCAAACTGCAGGCCAACGGTACGCTGTCGCTCGACAATCCGCTGGGCCTCAACGAGTTGTTCTACGTCAGCCTCGGCAAGGGTGTGTTCAACGGTGCCGGCAAGGACACCGATAGCTGGACGGTGCATTACGACGTGCCCTACGACTACTGGCTGTTCGGCGTCACCGCCAGCGCATACGACTACAGCCAGGCGGTGGCCGGCGCGATCGAAACCTATGATTACAGCGGGCGCAGTCGCAATGCCGAAGCGCGCATCGATCGCCTGCTGTTTCGCAATGCCACGATCAAGGTCGGGGCATATGGGCGCGGCTGGTGGCGGCAGTCCACCAGCGCCATCGACGATACCGAGATCGAAGTGCAGCGGCGGCGCACCGCCGGCTGGGAGTTGGGCCTGAATCATCGCCAGTTCCTCGGCAAGGTCACCCTGGACGCGAGCGTCGCCTATCGGCGCGGTACCGGTGCGTTCGATGCATTGCGCGCGCCGGAAGAACTCGCCAACGCCTTCGATCCTTCGATTCCGCTCGAAGGCACCTCGCGCCTGAAGCTGATCGTCGCCGATGCCCAACTGGCGGTGCCGTTCCAGCTTGGTTCGCAACGCCTGCGCTACAGCGCCTCCTGGCGCGCGCAGTGGAACCGCACCCCACTGGCACCACAGGACCGTTTTGCGATCGGTGGGCGCTTTACCGTGCGCGGGTTCGATGGCGAGTTGACGCTCAGCGGCGACCGTGGCTGGTCGCTGCGCAATGACCTCAGCCTGGCGCTCGGCGGCGGGCTCGAAGCGTATCTGGGCGCCGATTACGGGCACATCGGTGGGCAGTCCGCGCGCTTTCAGAGCGGCGACCATCTGGCCGGCATGAGCCTGGGCCTGCGCGGCGGTTGGCAGCACGTGTCGCTGGACGGCTTTGTCGGTTCTGCAGTGGAAAAGCCCGCGAACTTCCCGACCGACTACACCACCTTCGGTTTCAGCCTGTCCTGGCGCTACTGA
- a CDS encoding maltotransferase domain-containing protein, with the protein MRICVLNDASSSVGLEQRCGAAREAGCDYVVMAAPFARDAQGRLIEPAAGADALDGRLRETAQAAHRAGVTLLIDVRLDEIGGASAVVRDNPQWFRARSTAVPDPRQPRATPEVAEARFAYAQEGAALVEWWSARLLEWVGQGVGGFRLLQPHQVPAQRWRELIARVHAQAPEVVFAAWTPGLGLDALQQLSGAGFDAAFSSLAWWDGRGSWFFDEDTALRALASQVVAVLDAPDGKRAASPEQHWQLARALGGAWLLDEAHLETLPPPISVSDGLPTSHAGLRLRPLLRESTGLTAVAVEPLGGLPSLLLINGDTRHVVPVPASDLLRLLGDAEALLAEDGRTLSGATLDALEPGEVRVYRSVPARHVLAVPRMRPRAQTAATWPRVCIESVTPSVDNGRFPVKRTVGDRICVEADAFCDGHDRIAVAVLWRPADAKTWSTAPMRALGNDRWRVEFPLERIGTYEFRVEGWRDVFATLHADLEKKRAANTVLPVDVQEAVAVVQAAHARSSGALADRLQAILTRIGAQREPLQQLAIVLEPDTAQAMALADDKPFRSETPVTYRVESERRAAHFASWYELFPRSQSGDPQRHGSFDDVIGRLAHIRAMNFDVLYMPPIHPIGLNNRKGRNNSVTAVDGEPGSPYAIGATDGGHTEVHAELGGLDGFRRLIQAARAHGLEVALDFAIQCAPDHPWLKDHKDWFTWRADGSIPYAENPPKKYQDIVNVDFYASGAVPDLWNTLRDAVLFWVNEGIALFRVDNPHTKPFPFWEWLIADIRGRRPDVVFLSEAFTRPKMMYRLAKCGFSQSYTYFTWRNHKHELQEYVEELNQGVPRECFRPHFFVNTPDINPLFLQTSGRNGHLIRTALATTLSGLWGMYQGFELCEATPLAPGKEEYLDSEKFQLRAWPERAPGDIVDEITRFNQLRRMHPELQSHLGTRFYQAHNDQVLYFGKFLDAGYLSRSRSMVLVAINLDPQAGQDADIEIPLWELGLPDHATVAVEDLWDGHRFEWQGKYQHIRVEATRPFALWRIRAGEVA; encoded by the coding sequence ATGCGGATCTGTGTTCTCAACGATGCGTCTTCGTCTGTCGGGCTGGAGCAGCGCTGTGGTGCGGCCCGCGAGGCGGGCTGCGATTACGTGGTGATGGCGGCGCCGTTCGCGCGCGATGCGCAGGGGCGCTTGATCGAACCGGCGGCCGGTGCCGACGCGCTAGACGGCCGTCTGCGCGAGACGGCGCAGGCAGCGCATCGTGCGGGTGTGACGTTGCTGATCGATGTGCGCCTGGATGAAATCGGCGGCGCCAGCGCGGTGGTGCGCGATAACCCGCAGTGGTTTCGTGCGCGCAGCACAGCAGTACCTGACCCACGCCAGCCGCGTGCCACGCCGGAGGTCGCCGAGGCGCGCTTTGCCTACGCGCAGGAAGGTGCGGCGTTGGTGGAATGGTGGAGCGCGCGCCTGCTGGAGTGGGTGGGGCAGGGCGTGGGCGGCTTTCGGCTGCTGCAGCCGCATCAGGTGCCGGCACAGCGCTGGCGCGAGCTGATCGCACGTGTGCATGCGCAGGCACCGGAGGTGGTGTTTGCAGCGTGGACCCCTGGCCTGGGCCTGGACGCCCTGCAGCAGTTGTCCGGTGCCGGTTTCGATGCGGCGTTTTCGTCGCTGGCGTGGTGGGACGGGCGCGGCAGCTGGTTCTTCGATGAAGACACGGCGCTGCGTGCGTTGGCGTCGCAGGTCGTTGCGGTGCTCGACGCGCCCGATGGCAAGCGTGCGGCTTCGCCCGAGCAGCACTGGCAACTGGCGCGTGCCCTGGGTGGGGCGTGGTTGCTCGACGAGGCGCATCTGGAGACCTTGCCGCCGCCGATCAGCGTGTCTGACGGCCTGCCGACCAGCCACGCCGGCCTGCGGCTGCGTCCGCTGCTGCGCGAATCCACCGGCCTGACCGCCGTTGCGGTGGAGCCACTGGGCGGTCTGCCCTCCTTGCTATTGATCAATGGCGACACCCGGCATGTGGTGCCGGTTCCGGCATCGGACCTGTTGCGACTGCTGGGCGATGCCGAGGCGCTGCTGGCCGAGGATGGCCGCACCTTGTCCGGCGCAACGCTCGACGCACTGGAGCCTGGCGAAGTGCGGGTCTATCGCAGCGTGCCGGCACGGCATGTGCTGGCAGTGCCGCGGATGCGCCCGCGCGCGCAGACCGCGGCCACCTGGCCACGGGTGTGCATCGAGTCGGTGACGCCGTCGGTCGACAACGGTCGCTTTCCGGTCAAGCGCACCGTGGGCGACCGCATCTGCGTGGAAGCCGATGCCTTCTGCGACGGGCACGACCGTATCGCGGTCGCGGTGCTGTGGCGGCCGGCCGATGCCAAGACCTGGTCCACTGCGCCAATGCGCGCGCTGGGCAACGATCGCTGGCGCGTGGAGTTTCCGCTCGAGCGCATCGGCACCTACGAATTCCGGGTGGAAGGCTGGCGCGATGTGTTCGCCACCCTGCATGCGGATCTGGAAAAGAAGCGTGCGGCCAACACGGTGCTGCCGGTAGACGTGCAGGAGGCGGTGGCGGTGGTGCAGGCCGCGCACGCACGCAGCAGCGGTGCGTTGGCCGATCGCCTGCAGGCCATCCTCACCCGCATCGGTGCGCAGCGCGAGCCGTTGCAGCAGTTGGCCATCGTGCTGGAGCCGGACACCGCGCAGGCGATGGCGCTGGCCGACGACAAGCCGTTCCGCTCCGAGACACCGGTGACCTACCGGGTGGAATCCGAGCGGCGCGCGGCGCATTTTGCCAGCTGGTACGAACTGTTTCCGCGCTCGCAAAGCGGTGACCCGCAGCGGCACGGCAGCTTCGACGATGTGATCGGGCGGCTGGCGCATATCCGCGCGATGAACTTCGATGTGCTGTACATGCCACCGATTCATCCGATCGGGTTGAACAACCGCAAGGGCCGCAACAACTCGGTCACCGCGGTCGATGGCGAGCCGGGCAGCCCGTATGCGATCGGCGCCACCGATGGCGGCCACACCGAGGTGCATGCCGAGCTCGGTGGGCTGGACGGGTTTCGTCGCCTGATCCAGGCCGCGCGTGCGCATGGCCTGGAAGTGGCGTTGGACTTCGCCATCCAATGCGCGCCGGATCATCCGTGGTTGAAGGACCACAAGGACTGGTTCACCTGGCGTGCGGATGGCTCCATCCCGTATGCGGAAAATCCGCCGAAAAAATACCAGGACATCGTCAACGTCGATTTCTACGCCAGCGGTGCGGTACCGGACCTGTGGAACACGCTGCGCGATGCGGTGCTGTTCTGGGTCAATGAAGGCATCGCCCTGTTCCGCGTGGACAACCCGCATACCAAGCCGTTCCCGTTCTGGGAGTGGCTGATTGCCGACATCCGCGGGCGCCGGCCGGACGTGGTGTTCCTGTCGGAGGCCTTCACCCGGCCGAAGATGATGTACCGCCTGGCCAAGTGCGGCTTTTCGCAGTCGTATACCTACTTCACCTGGCGCAACCACAAGCACGAGCTGCAGGAGTATGTGGAAGAGTTGAACCAGGGCGTGCCACGCGAATGCTTCCGCCCGCACTTCTTCGTCAATACGCCGGACATCAATCCGCTGTTCCTGCAGACCAGCGGGCGCAACGGCCACCTGATCCGCACCGCGCTGGCAACCACGTTGTCGGGGCTGTGGGGCATGTACCAGGGCTTCGAGCTATGCGAGGCCACACCGCTGGCGCCGGGCAAGGAAGAGTACCTGGATTCGGAGAAGTTCCAGCTGCGCGCCTGGCCCGAGCGTGCGCCCGGCGACATCGTGGACGAGATCACCCGTTTCAACCAGCTGCGCCGCATGCACCCGGAGCTGCAGTCGCATCTGGGCACGCGTTTCTATCAGGCGCACAACGACCAGGTGCTGTACTTCGGCAAGTTCCTGGACGCCGGTTACCTGTCGCGCAGCCGCAGCATGGTGCTGGTGGCGATCAACCTGGACCCGCAGGCGGGCCAGGACGCGGATATCGAAATCCCGTTGTGGGAGCTGGGCCTGCCCGATCACGCCACCGTTGCCGTGGAAGATCTGTGGGACGGCCACCGCTTCGAGTGGCAAGGCAAATACCAGCACATCCGTGTAGAGGCAACGCGACCGTTCGCGTTATGGCGCATCCGCGCAGGAGAGGTCGCATGA
- the glgB gene encoding 1,4-alpha-glucan branching protein GlgB, producing the protein MTAVTNRWDPGVVRALAEARHGDAFAVLGAHPTDAGRVLRTYLPGAERVSAVLDDGQTIALEAGPEAGLFAGELPAQGAYRLRIGWPGGEQDTADPYAFGPQLSDFDLHLISEGHHLQLADALGANVVEVDGVRGTRFAVWAPNASRVAVVGDFNSWDARRHPMRLRHQSGVWELFVPDVGPGAHYKYQLRGPHGHELPAKADPVARRAELAPGTASIVADPTPHQWSDDGWMATRARRQAHDAPMSIYEIHAGSWLREEGVDLDWDGLADRLIPYVADMGFTHVELMPVTEHPFGGSWGYQPLGLFAPTARFGSPDGFARFVDRCHREGIGVIVDWVPAHFPTDAHGLAHFDGTALYEHADPREGFHRDWNTLIYNHGRREVSGFLIASALEFLQRFHVDGLRVDAVASMLYRDYSRNAGEWVPNIHGGRENYETIAFLRRLNEVVREHTPGAVMIAEESTAFPGVTADVAHGGLGFHYKWNMGWMHDTLHYAALDPIYRRYHHGELTFSMVYAYSERFVLPISHDEVVHGKGSLLGRMPGDDWQRFANLRAYLGFMFTHPGRKLLFMGCEFGQPTEWNHDGGIPWHLLDDPRHRGVQTLVRDLNRLYVEYPALHAQDDDPAGFAWVVGDDAANSVVAFLRKGKRGDAPVLVVINFTPVVQHGYRIGAPQGGQWREVFNSDAGIYGGANLGNGGVVTAEHQSMHGHAQSLPLLLPPLGVIVLTPHG; encoded by the coding sequence ATGACAGCAGTGACCAATCGATGGGATCCCGGCGTGGTACGCGCCCTGGCCGAAGCACGCCATGGCGACGCCTTCGCTGTACTGGGCGCGCACCCGACCGACGCAGGGCGGGTGTTGCGCACCTACCTGCCGGGCGCCGAGCGGGTGAGCGCCGTCCTGGATGACGGGCAGACGATCGCCCTGGAGGCCGGCCCGGAAGCAGGCTTGTTTGCCGGTGAATTGCCGGCGCAGGGTGCGTATCGGCTACGCATCGGCTGGCCCGGCGGCGAGCAGGACACCGCCGACCCGTATGCGTTCGGGCCGCAACTCAGCGACTTCGACCTGCACCTGATCAGCGAAGGCCACCACCTGCAGCTGGCCGATGCACTGGGCGCGAACGTGGTGGAGGTGGACGGCGTGCGCGGTACGCGCTTTGCGGTGTGGGCACCCAATGCCTCGCGCGTGGCGGTGGTGGGCGACTTCAACAGTTGGGATGCACGCCGCCATCCGATGCGGCTGCGGCACCAGTCCGGCGTGTGGGAGCTGTTCGTGCCCGACGTGGGCCCTGGCGCGCATTACAAGTACCAGTTGCGCGGCCCGCATGGCCATGAGCTGCCGGCCAAGGCGGACCCGGTCGCGCGTCGCGCCGAGCTGGCGCCGGGCACCGCCTCGATCGTGGCCGATCCCACCCCGCATCAGTGGAGCGATGACGGCTGGATGGCCACGCGCGCGCGCCGCCAGGCGCACGACGCACCGATGAGCATCTACGAGATCCATGCCGGTTCCTGGTTGCGCGAGGAAGGCGTGGACCTGGACTGGGATGGCCTGGCCGACCGCCTGATCCCGTACGTGGCGGACATGGGCTTCACCCACGTCGAGCTGATGCCGGTGACCGAGCATCCGTTCGGCGGCTCGTGGGGCTACCAGCCGCTGGGCCTGTTCGCGCCGACCGCGCGCTTCGGCTCGCCGGATGGTTTTGCCCGTTTCGTCGATCGCTGCCACCGCGAAGGCATCGGCGTGATCGTCGACTGGGTGCCGGCGCACTTTCCCACCGACGCGCACGGCCTGGCGCACTTCGACGGCACCGCGCTGTACGAACATGCCGACCCGCGCGAGGGCTTCCATCGCGACTGGAATACGCTGATCTACAACCACGGGCGGCGCGAGGTGTCCGGGTTCCTGATCGCCAGTGCGCTGGAGTTCCTGCAACGCTTCCACGTCGATGGCCTGCGCGTGGATGCGGTGGCCTCGATGCTGTACCGCGACTACAGCCGCAACGCCGGCGAGTGGGTGCCCAATATCCATGGCGGGCGCGAGAACTACGAGACCATCGCCTTCCTGCGCCGGCTCAACGAGGTGGTGCGCGAGCACACCCCGGGTGCGGTGATGATTGCCGAGGAATCCACCGCCTTCCCCGGCGTCACCGCCGATGTGGCGCACGGCGGCCTGGGCTTCCACTACAAGTGGAACATGGGCTGGATGCACGACACCCTGCATTACGCCGCACTGGATCCGATCTACCGCCGTTACCACCACGGCGAGCTGACCTTCAGCATGGTCTATGCGTATTCGGAGCGCTTCGTGCTGCCGATCTCGCACGACGAAGTGGTGCACGGCAAGGGCTCGTTACTGGGGCGGATGCCGGGCGACGACTGGCAGCGCTTCGCCAACCTGCGCGCCTACCTGGGTTTCATGTTCACCCACCCGGGGCGCAAGTTGCTGTTCATGGGCTGCGAATTCGGCCAGCCCACCGAGTGGAACCACGACGGCGGCATCCCCTGGCACCTGCTCGACGACCCACGCCACCGCGGTGTGCAGACCCTGGTGCGTGACCTGAACAGGCTGTATGTCGAATACCCCGCGCTGCACGCGCAGGATGACGATCCGGCCGGGTTTGCGTGGGTGGTGGGCGATGATGCGGCCAATAGCGTGGTGGCGTTCCTGCGCAAGGGCAAACGCGGCGATGCCCCGGTATTGGTGGTGATCAACTTCACCCCGGTGGTGCAGCACGGCTACCGCATTGGCGCGCCGCAGGGCGGCCAATGGCGCGAAGTGTTCAACAGCGATGCCGGCATCTACGGTGGTGCCAATCTTGGCAACGGCGGTGTGGTGACAGCCGAGCATCAATCCATGCATGGGCATGCGCAATCGTTGCCGCTGCTGCTGCCGCCGCTGGGCGTCATCGTGCTCACGCCGCACGGCTGA
- the treS gene encoding maltose alpha-D-glucosyltransferase has product MNAVPALQADAEQSAVVADQLWYKDAIIYQVHVKSFFDSNDDGIGDFPGLISKLDYIAELGVDTIWLLPFYPSPRRDDGYDIAEYMAVHPDYGSIEDFEQLVAQAHARGIRIVTELVINHTSDQHPWFQRARNAPAGSPERDFYVWSDTDQEYEGTRIIFCDTEKSNWTWDPVAGQYFWHRFYSHQPDLNFDNPAVLEAVLEVMRFWLDRGVDGLRLDAVPYLIERSGTSNENLPETHAILRKIRATLDAEYPDRMLLAEANMWPEDTQQYFGQNADECHMAFHFPLMPRMYMAIAREDRFPITDIMRQTPEIPESCQWAIFLRNHDELTLEMVTDSERDYLWQTYASDRRARINLGIRRRLAPLLERDRRRIELMTSLLLTMPGTPVLYYGDEIGMGDNIHLGDRDGVRTPMQWSIDRNGGFSRADPAQLVLPPVMDPLYGFQAVNVEAQIRDQHSLLTWTRRVLSVRKRYRAFGRGTLRFLYPGNRRMLAYLRCHQDETVLCVANLSHTLQAVELDLSEFEGRVPVDIIGGGSFPPIGRLTYLLTVPPFGFYAFQLVSEGTLPDWHVPSPVPLPDYRTLVLRSDTDESNALLPHLPTLEGEILPAWLSARRWFSAKDQALRSVRISRRTPLPGDEPMSLLELDVELEDGHHASYMLPIGIVWERDQPSTLAEQLALARVRQGREVGYLTDAFALKPMVRGVIDALRTDATLDFCDGDDPSQQGQVRFEATPALARLEIPADPDIRWLSAEQSNSSLVVADKAVFKLLRHVAIGANPEIEIGRRLTELGYANAAPLLGSVSRVDGQGTVTTIALLQGFIRNQGDAWRWTLDHLARSFDEYATAQTDESRAEAIAGYDAFAAVVGKRLAELHEALSRQTDDADFAPQRIDLPTANDVVAGVARQVEEMWEMVNARLSGSEEPGEREALEAVLAERPQLDALLAQAPSVLAGSLLTRVHGDFHLGQILVAFDDVVLIDFEGEPAKPLSERRAKASPLRDVAGFLRSLDYASEVSARGEEGTAARAGVGVDTHLDEFLVQFRRRSTQAFLDAYHAVLDASAHPWIAPAAFNAATLLFLVEKACYEVRYEAANRPGWLMVPIEGLRRILQRARAGAGDT; this is encoded by the coding sequence ATGAATGCAGTTCCCGCTTTACAAGCCGACGCAGAACAGTCGGCGGTGGTCGCCGACCAGCTCTGGTACAAGGACGCGATCATCTACCAGGTGCACGTCAAGTCGTTCTTCGACTCCAATGACGACGGCATCGGCGATTTCCCGGGGCTGATTTCCAAGCTGGACTACATCGCCGAACTCGGCGTGGACACCATCTGGCTGCTGCCGTTCTACCCCAGCCCACGCCGCGATGACGGCTACGACATTGCCGAATACATGGCGGTGCATCCGGACTACGGCAGCATCGAAGATTTCGAGCAGCTGGTGGCGCAGGCGCATGCACGCGGCATCCGCATCGTCACCGAGCTGGTGATCAACCACACCTCCGACCAGCACCCGTGGTTCCAGCGTGCACGCAATGCGCCGGCCGGCTCGCCGGAGCGCGATTTCTATGTGTGGTCGGACACCGACCAGGAATACGAAGGCACGCGGATCATTTTCTGCGATACCGAAAAGTCCAACTGGACCTGGGATCCAGTGGCCGGGCAGTACTTCTGGCATCGCTTCTACTCGCATCAGCCGGACCTCAACTTCGACAACCCCGCGGTGCTGGAAGCGGTGCTGGAGGTGATGCGCTTCTGGCTGGATCGCGGCGTGGATGGCTTGCGTCTGGATGCGGTGCCGTACCTGATCGAGCGTTCGGGCACTTCCAACGAAAACCTCCCCGAGACCCACGCGATCCTGCGCAAGATCCGCGCCACGCTGGATGCCGAATACCCGGACCGCATGCTGCTGGCCGAGGCCAACATGTGGCCGGAAGACACCCAGCAGTACTTCGGCCAGAACGCCGACGAATGCCATATGGCGTTCCACTTCCCGCTGATGCCGCGCATGTACATGGCGATCGCGCGCGAAGACCGCTTCCCGATCACCGACATCATGCGCCAGACCCCGGAGATTCCGGAGAGCTGCCAGTGGGCGATCTTCCTGCGCAACCACGATGAGTTGACGCTGGAAATGGTCACCGATTCGGAGCGCGATTATCTGTGGCAGACCTATGCCTCCGATCGCCGCGCGCGCATCAACCTGGGCATCCGGCGCCGTCTGGCGCCGCTGCTGGAGCGCGACCGTCGCCGCATCGAATTGATGACCTCCCTGTTGCTGACCATGCCCGGCACGCCGGTGCTGTATTACGGCGACGAGATCGGCATGGGCGACAACATCCATCTGGGCGACCGCGATGGCGTGCGCACGCCGATGCAGTGGTCGATCGATCGCAACGGCGGTTTCTCGCGCGCCGACCCGGCGCAGCTGGTGTTGCCGCCGGTGATGGACCCGCTGTACGGCTTCCAGGCGGTCAATGTGGAAGCGCAGATCCGCGACCAGCATTCGCTGCTGACCTGGACCCGCCGCGTGCTCAGCGTGCGCAAGCGCTACCGGGCCTTCGGTCGCGGCACGCTGCGCTTTTTGTACCCGGGCAATCGCCGCATGCTGGCCTACCTGCGCTGCCATCAGGACGAAACCGTGCTGTGCGTGGCCAACCTGTCGCATACGTTGCAGGCGGTGGAGCTGGATCTGTCCGAGTTCGAAGGCCGCGTACCGGTGGACATCATCGGCGGCGGCAGCTTCCCGCCGATCGGCCGGCTGACCTACCTGCTCACGGTGCCGCCGTTCGGCTTCTACGCGTTCCAGCTGGTCAGCGAAGGCACCTTGCCGGACTGGCACGTGCCCAGCCCGGTGCCATTACCGGATTACCGCACGCTGGTATTGCGCAGCGACACCGACGAAAGCAATGCATTGCTGCCGCATCTGCCCACCCTGGAAGGCGAAATCCTGCCGGCGTGGCTGTCGGCGCGGCGCTGGTTCTCGGCCAAGGATCAGGCGCTGCGCAGCGTGCGCATTTCGCGCCGCACTCCCCTGCCGGGCGATGAGCCGATGAGCCTGCTGGAGCTGGACGTGGAGCTGGAAGACGGCCACCACGCCTCGTACATGCTGCCGATCGGCATCGTGTGGGAGCGCGACCAGCCCAGCACCCTGGCCGAGCAGCTGGCCCTGGCGCGCGTGCGGCAAGGGCGCGAGGTGGGCTATCTCACCGACGCGTTTGCGCTCAAGCCGATGGTGCGTGGGGTGATCGATGCCTTGCGGACCGATGCGACGCTGGACTTCTGCGATGGCGACGATCCCTCGCAGCAAGGCCAGGTGCGATTCGAAGCCACGCCCGCGCTGGCCAGGCTGGAAATCCCGGCCGATCCGGACATCCGCTGGTTGTCGGCCGAACAGAGCAACAGCTCGCTGGTGGTCGCCGACAAGGCGGTGTTCAAGCTGCTGCGGCATGTGGCGATCGGTGCGAACCCGGAAATCGAAATCGGCCGCCGCCTGACCGAGCTGGGCTACGCCAATGCGGCGCCGCTGCTGGGCAGCGTCAGCCGCGTCGACGGGCAGGGTACTGTGACCACGATTGCACTGCTGCAGGGCTTCATCCGCAATCAGGGCGATGCCTGGCGTTGGACGCTGGACCATCTGGCGCGCAGTTTCGACGAATACGCCACCGCGCAAACCGACGAGTCGCGCGCCGAAGCCATTGCCGGCTACGACGCGTTTGCGGCGGTGGTCGGCAAGCGCCTGGCGGAGTTGCACGAAGCGCTGTCGCGGCAGACAGACGATGCGGACTTTGCACCGCAGCGGATCGATCTGCCCACTGCCAATGACGTGGTGGCCGGTGTGGCGCGGCAGGTCGAAGAGATGTGGGAGATGGTCAACGCGCGCTTGTCCGGCAGCGAAGAACCGGGCGAGCGCGAGGCACTGGAAGCGGTGCTCGCCGAACGCCCGCAGCTGGATGCCCTGCTCGCGCAGGCGCCGAGCGTGCTGGCCGGTTCCTTGCTGACCCGCGTGCATGGCGATTTCCACCTGGGTCAGATCCTGGTGGCCTTCGACGATGTGGTGCTGATCGATTTCGAGGGCGAGCCGGCCAAGCCGCTGTCCGAACGGCGCGCCAAGGCCAGCCCGCTGCGCGATGTGGCCGGCTTCCTGCGCTCGCTCGATTACGCCAGCGAAGTCTCGGCACGCGGCGAGGAAGGTACCGCCGCACGCGCGGGCGTCGGGGTGGACACGCATCTGGATGAATTTCTGGTGCAGTTCCGCCGCCGCTCCACACAGGCCTTCCTGGACGCTTACCATGCCGTGCTCGACGCCAGCGCCCATCCGTGGATTGCGCCGGCGGCGTTCAACGCGGCCACCTTGCTGTTCCTGGTGGAGAAGGCCTGTTACGAAGTGCGCTACGAAGCGGCCAATCGCCCGGGCTGGTTGATGGTGCCGATCGAAGGTTTGCGACGCATCCTGCAACGCGCACGCGCCGGTGCAGGAGACACATGA